The following coding sequences lie in one Labrus bergylta chromosome 13, fLabBer1.1, whole genome shotgun sequence genomic window:
- the tspan7 gene encoding tetraspanin-7, with protein sequence METKPVITCLKTLLIVYSFVFWITGAILLAVGVWGKLMLGPYISLIADNSTNAPYVLIGTGTVIIVFGLFGCFATCRGSPWMLKLYAMFLSLVFLAELVAGISGFVFRHEIKGTFHRTYTDAVLNYNAEDEASRAVDNIQHRLRCCGVYNYTSWLGSVYYPSNGIPASCCFNSSDCNLDDLRNSTVAPSKVYHQGCYELVTSFMETNMAIIAGVTFGIAFSQLIGMLLACCLSRIITANQYEMV encoded by the exons ATAACAGGAGCCATCCTGCTGGCAGTGGGAGTATGGGGGAAGTTGATGCTAGGCCCTTACATCTCTCTGATCGCCGACAACTCCACCAATGCTCCGTACGTCCTCATTGGCACCGGGACCGTCATCATCGTTTTTGGCCTGTTTGGATGCTTCGCCACCTGCAGAGGAAGCCCATGGATGCTGAAGCTG TATGCCATGTTTCTGTCGCTGGTCTTCCTCGCTGAGCTCGTGGCTGGAATCTCTGGATTTGTGTTTCGTCATGAG ATAAAGGGAACCTTTCACAGGACGTACACTGATGCAGTCTTGAACTACAATGCTGAGGATGAGGCGAGCCGTGCTGTTGATAACATCCAGCACAGG CTGCGCTGCTGTGGAGTGTATAACTACACCAGCTGGCTCGGCAGTGTGTATTACCCATCTAACGGCATTCCTGCCAGCTGCTGCTTCAACTCCTCTGACTGCAACTTAGACGACCTCCGCAATTCCACTGTAGCTCCGAGCAAAGTCTACCACCAG GGCTGTTATGAACTGGTCACTTCGTTCATGGAAACCAACATGGCTATTATCGCCGGAGTGACGTTTGGGATCGCCTTCTCTCAG CTGATTGGCATGTTGCTGGCGTGCTGTCTGTCCAGGATCATCACAGCCAATCAGTATGAGATGGTGTAG